A genomic region of Salinibacter pepae contains the following coding sequences:
- a CDS encoding OmpP1/FadL family transporter, which translates to MLLRPRLRALCLTLAIFMGAGLWAPSLVQAQGFGVYEQGSCAMARAGAAVADGCGDGSSIYFNPAHLAGADRLTVSLGATLIDANGEFTYDYAARPPYTGAEVSLENDPIPVPHGYVTYGVTERLGVGLGTYVPFGLETNWPTRLSDGSYFDGAFEGFENRIQSIYVQPTVAYQVTPTLQVGGGPVLAISSVELNQALDLSQQPTPGGGPTFGELGVPFHTAFAESTLEATNEVGYGANIGASYQATDRISVGARFTTPITVSYEGDAAFEQVQTGLVFPATSPLAQDLPADGNQDGNPDPTPADLLLAGQFDEGGVLDRYQQQASADGTLSTQTIETEITFPFQLVAGVSVQASEKLLLLADYQLTGWSAFDEIPLQFDRLGDRAREENYDNTHAVRLGAEYDVLDQLTARVGYLHNTAAAPDEVVTPLLPESNRNQLTVGFGWRPIERAELTVSYQLLQQNDRRGRVRSPRAGEALSTDLNQGVYSFGANLFGTTLTLYL; encoded by the coding sequence ATGCTTCTCCGTCCTCGCCTCCGTGCCCTCTGCCTGACCCTCGCCATATTTATGGGTGCCGGACTGTGGGCCCCGTCGCTCGTGCAGGCGCAGGGGTTCGGGGTCTACGAGCAGGGCTCGTGCGCGATGGCCCGGGCGGGCGCCGCCGTCGCGGACGGCTGCGGCGACGGGTCCTCAATCTACTTCAACCCGGCCCATCTCGCCGGCGCGGACCGACTGACCGTCTCGCTGGGTGCCACCCTGATCGACGCAAACGGGGAGTTCACCTACGACTACGCGGCCCGCCCCCCATACACCGGCGCGGAGGTGTCGCTCGAAAACGACCCGATCCCCGTCCCCCACGGGTACGTCACGTACGGGGTCACAGAGCGCCTCGGGGTGGGACTGGGCACCTACGTTCCGTTCGGCCTGGAGACCAACTGGCCCACCCGGCTCTCGGACGGGAGCTACTTCGACGGCGCGTTCGAAGGGTTCGAAAACCGCATCCAGAGCATCTACGTGCAGCCCACGGTCGCCTACCAGGTCACCCCGACGTTGCAGGTGGGCGGCGGCCCCGTCCTCGCCATCTCGTCGGTGGAGCTGAACCAGGCGCTGGACCTCTCGCAGCAGCCGACCCCAGGAGGAGGCCCTACGTTTGGAGAGCTCGGGGTGCCCTTCCACACCGCGTTTGCCGAGTCCACGCTCGAAGCGACCAACGAGGTGGGCTACGGCGCCAACATTGGGGCCTCGTACCAGGCCACCGACCGAATCTCCGTGGGGGCCCGATTTACCACCCCGATCACCGTGTCGTACGAGGGCGACGCTGCGTTCGAGCAGGTTCAGACCGGACTCGTCTTTCCCGCCACCAGTCCCCTCGCACAGGACCTCCCCGCCGATGGGAACCAGGACGGGAATCCAGACCCCACCCCCGCCGACTTGTTGCTCGCGGGTCAGTTCGATGAGGGCGGCGTTCTCGACCGGTACCAGCAGCAGGCCAGTGCGGACGGCACCCTCAGCACGCAGACGATCGAAACCGAAATCACCTTCCCGTTCCAGCTCGTCGCCGGCGTCAGCGTGCAGGCCAGCGAGAAGCTCCTCCTGCTCGCCGACTACCAGCTCACGGGCTGGTCCGCCTTCGACGAGATTCCGCTCCAGTTTGACCGGCTTGGTGACCGGGCGCGGGAGGAGAACTACGACAACACCCACGCCGTCCGCCTCGGCGCGGAGTACGACGTGCTCGACCAGCTCACGGCCCGCGTGGGGTACCTCCACAACACGGCCGCCGCCCCGGACGAGGTGGTCACCCCGCTGCTTCCGGAGTCGAATCGCAACCAGCTGACTGTCGGCTTCGGCTGGCGCCCGATCGAGCGGGCCGAGCTCACCGTTTCGTACCAGCTGCTCCAGCAGAACGACCGCCGGGGCCGTGTTCGCAGTCCCCGGGCGGGCGAAGCGCTCTCCACCGACCTCAATCAAGGGGTGTACAGCTTCGGCGCCAACCTCTTCGGCACGACCCTCACTCTCTACCTCTAA
- a CDS encoding SGNH/GDSL hydrolase family protein, which produces MMTASRIRPRLSAGVLLLLALTLPLVSGCDDESLTAPEVQNDRFNSYVALGNSITAGFQADGINQTLQQQSYAVRLADQMNTPFGIPALQDPGCPPPLTNIFPPERTVPLEEITPPGCALRSSPTPTQLNNVAVPGAWIQDALTNSAAAGAHPNELTSFILGGKTQVEAAMEANPSFATVWLGNNDVLRAALAGDPSLSTSASNFSSRYTRVLDSLEAAGAENGALGSVANVTLIPNLSPGQAYAAAESRINQLGQQRAANDGDPNTSWGSYSVAASCASGPSATQSRISFRYGFEGLFTLALSGQDVELDCTDNRILAEIYGQGTLDQVGIGSLGALSVLTAPETQQLVERLQTYNTFLQSEADDRGWAYVDVNAALGALYNAGTETPNDPSDDLVPKFPNLAPDQPTFGQFFSEDGVHPSSSTHQVVTNLFVEAINDEYDTSLQTIDAPDVPGSQRSNREL; this is translated from the coding sequence ATGATGACTGCCTCTCGCATCCGCCCGCGCCTGTCGGCCGGCGTTCTTCTGCTTCTGGCCCTCACCCTGCCATTGGTGTCGGGGTGCGACGACGAGTCCCTCACGGCGCCGGAGGTGCAGAACGACCGGTTCAACAGCTACGTGGCCCTCGGGAACAGCATCACCGCAGGCTTTCAGGCCGACGGCATCAACCAGACGCTGCAACAGCAGTCTTATGCCGTGCGACTGGCGGACCAGATGAACACTCCCTTCGGAATCCCTGCGCTTCAGGATCCGGGCTGTCCTCCTCCCCTTACCAACATCTTTCCGCCCGAGCGAACCGTCCCGCTTGAAGAGATCACCCCCCCGGGCTGTGCTCTGCGCTCTTCCCCGACGCCCACACAACTCAACAACGTGGCGGTGCCAGGGGCGTGGATACAGGATGCCCTTACGAACAGTGCGGCAGCCGGTGCACACCCAAACGAGCTTACCTCCTTCATTCTGGGTGGAAAAACACAGGTGGAGGCGGCTATGGAGGCCAACCCCTCGTTTGCAACTGTCTGGCTCGGAAACAACGACGTCCTCCGAGCGGCCCTTGCTGGGGACCCAAGTCTCTCAACCTCCGCCTCGAACTTCTCGTCCCGCTACACGCGTGTTCTCGACAGCTTAGAGGCTGCAGGTGCGGAGAACGGGGCACTTGGTAGCGTCGCGAACGTGACGCTCATTCCGAACCTGTCCCCCGGCCAGGCCTACGCCGCCGCCGAGTCACGGATTAATCAACTCGGCCAGCAACGCGCTGCCAACGACGGCGACCCTAACACGAGCTGGGGAAGCTACAGCGTGGCTGCGAGCTGTGCCTCAGGTCCTTCAGCTACCCAATCACGAATCTCATTCCGCTATGGCTTCGAGGGGCTCTTCACACTTGCCCTCTCGGGACAAGACGTAGAGTTGGACTGCACCGACAACCGCATCCTCGCCGAGATCTATGGTCAAGGCACGCTCGACCAAGTTGGCATTGGCAGCCTCGGGGCGCTGTCAGTGCTTACGGCCCCGGAGACTCAGCAACTCGTGGAACGGCTCCAAACGTACAACACGTTTCTTCAATCGGAAGCCGATGATCGGGGCTGGGCATACGTCGACGTAAACGCGGCCCTCGGCGCCCTCTACAACGCCGGCACCGAAACTCCGAACGATCCTTCCGACGACCTGGTGCCTAAATTCCCCAATCTCGCCCCCGACCAGCCAACATTCGGTCAGTTCTTCAGCGAGGACGGCGTGCACCCGAGTTCGTCGACCCACCAAGTGGTGACCAACCTCTTCGTCGAAGCCATCAACGACGAGTACGACACCTCCCTGCAGACCATCGACGCGCCGGACGTGCCGGGATCGCAGCGTTCCAACCGCGAATTATGA
- a CDS encoding DUF4097 family beta strand repeat-containing protein has product MRWFSTALALFGMLGLAALGGGCQRAQESEITRSDDGVLRLGPVEVVDTVARAVAPSDRPLVVEGLRGSVRLTGAGQTTADLSFVRRGRGDTREAGQSVVEGISITERGTDAEYAYTLAADQEDYAAVDVRGRVPRRTALRVDRLSGPVHVAGVEGALTVSHAHGDVTVEGAAGAAEVRIKNGDVAVGFQSLPTGGTHRIETANGDLRLRLPPDETVQVDAETDAGTIRTRGLTFTNEQFAPINAGARYDAQTGDGGPTLELRTQNGNVLIEAADTSAMDTTSTPATVPSSDTTVAPPPSADTAETMAPDTIQTDTTAADTTS; this is encoded by the coding sequence ATGCGGTGGTTCTCGACGGCACTCGCCCTATTCGGGATGCTCGGACTCGCGGCGCTCGGAGGAGGATGCCAGCGCGCCCAAGAGTCGGAGATCACACGGTCGGACGACGGGGTGCTGCGGCTTGGCCCTGTGGAGGTGGTCGACACGGTGGCCCGGGCCGTGGCCCCTAGCGACCGGCCCCTGGTGGTGGAGGGACTGCGCGGCTCGGTCCGGCTGACGGGAGCGGGGCAAACGACCGCGGACCTCTCGTTCGTGCGCCGCGGCCGTGGAGACACACGCGAGGCCGGGCAGTCGGTCGTGGAGGGCATCTCGATTACGGAGCGTGGCACCGACGCCGAGTACGCCTACACCCTGGCGGCCGACCAGGAGGACTACGCCGCCGTCGACGTGCGGGGCCGGGTGCCGCGCCGGACGGCCCTCCGCGTTGATCGGCTCAGCGGACCGGTCCATGTGGCGGGCGTGGAGGGGGCGCTGACCGTTTCTCACGCGCACGGCGACGTGACCGTGGAGGGGGCCGCGGGGGCCGCGGAGGTGCGGATCAAGAACGGGGACGTGGCGGTGGGCTTTCAGTCTCTTCCGACCGGGGGCACGCACCGCATCGAGACGGCGAACGGAGACCTGCGGCTCCGCCTCCCGCCGGACGAGACGGTTCAGGTCGACGCCGAGACGGACGCGGGCACAATTCGGACCCGCGGGCTCACGTTCACCAACGAGCAGTTTGCCCCCATCAATGCCGGGGCGCGCTACGACGCCCAGACGGGGGACGGCGGGCCGACCCTCGAGCTCCGGACCCAAAACGGGAATGTTCTGATCGAGGCCGCCGATACGAGCGCGATGGACACCACGTCGACGCCGGCCACCGTGCCGTCGTCCGACACGACCGTGGCCCCGCCCCCGAGCGCGGACACCGCCGAGACGATGGCGCCCGATACCATTCAGACCGACACGACCGCCGCGGACACGACCTCATAA
- a CDS encoding cell division protein FtsX, translating to MLPYFIREGFANLRRATFSAVASTSAIAVALVLVGVFGIVGYEASVVSEMLREQASQMEVFIEQDATDDVQEALHARVQTMPGVAQAELISHEEAAKIFREEFGEGASAFEDPTFLPASIKIEMAPSHAHPDSMARAADVINGWRGAEEVVLNRDLLTRVAQNRQLINAIGLSLGVIVVLAAIFLVANTIRLTIYARRLLIRTMKLVGATDRFVRRPFLVEGIVQGFAGGAIAGGVVWGLYRLFFQQIDQTPLSLYTELLFFGGLVGSGVLLGWLGSYFAARRFIQNIELH from the coding sequence GTGCTGCCGTATTTCATTCGGGAAGGCTTTGCCAACCTCCGACGCGCCACGTTCTCGGCCGTGGCGTCCACGAGCGCCATCGCGGTCGCCCTGGTGCTGGTGGGCGTGTTCGGCATCGTGGGGTACGAGGCCTCGGTCGTGTCGGAGATGCTGCGCGAGCAGGCCAGCCAGATGGAGGTCTTTATCGAGCAGGACGCGACCGATGACGTCCAGGAGGCCCTCCACGCTCGCGTGCAGACGATGCCGGGGGTCGCGCAGGCCGAGCTCATCTCTCACGAGGAGGCCGCCAAGATTTTTCGGGAGGAGTTTGGGGAGGGGGCCTCCGCCTTCGAAGACCCGACGTTTCTGCCCGCCTCGATCAAGATCGAGATGGCCCCGAGCCACGCCCATCCGGACAGCATGGCCCGTGCCGCGGACGTCATCAACGGGTGGCGAGGGGCGGAGGAGGTCGTCCTCAACCGGGACCTGCTCACGCGGGTGGCACAGAACCGGCAGCTCATCAATGCCATCGGGCTGTCGCTGGGCGTCATTGTCGTGCTTGCGGCCATTTTTCTCGTGGCCAACACGATCCGGCTCACCATTTACGCCCGGCGGCTGCTCATCCGAACCATGAAGCTGGTGGGCGCCACGGACCGCTTCGTGCGGCGTCCCTTCCTCGTCGAGGGGATCGTGCAGGGGTTCGCTGGAGGAGCCATTGCGGGGGGCGTGGTGTGGGGGCTCTACCGGCTGTTTTTTCAGCAAATCGATCAGACCCCCCTGTCGCTCTACACGGAGCTCCTGTTCTTCGGCGGCCTCGTGGGGAGCGGCGTTCTGCTCGGGTGGCTCGGGTCCTACTTCGCCGCCCGTCGGTTCATCCAAAACATTGAGCTCCATTGA